A part of Penaeus chinensis breed Huanghai No. 1 chromosome 6, ASM1920278v2, whole genome shotgun sequence genomic DNA contains:
- the LOC125026279 gene encoding uncharacterized protein LOC125026279: MLGIRVVQLNHRYNSIFSCDINKHESPQEEQGFFEGQSAHPGLLSALARMGPQLALWVVDVADGRLPGERGHMNVCEVSRLLSRGHGSPGSLAVHLLTSTMAGALSSHTSSRERLKDAGLLDGTSSCTF, encoded by the exons ATGTTGGG GATACGAGTGGTGCAGTTGAATCATAGGTACAACTCTATTTTTTCGTGTGATATAAACA AACACGAATCACCTCAAGAAGAACAAGGCTTTTTTGAAGGCCAGTCTGCACACCCTGGTCTTCTCAGTGCCCTGGCCAGGATGGGCCCTCAACTCGCG CTATGGGTCGTGGACGTCGCCGACGGTCGTCTGCCGGGCGAACGAGGTCATATGAATGTGTGCGAGGTCAGCCGCCTCCTTAGCAGAGGTCATGGCTCGCCTGGGTCACTCGCCGTTCACTTGCTCAC gAGCACTATGGCGGGCGCCCTCAGTTCACATACGTCTtcaagagaaagactgaaagatgCGGGACTGCTTGACGGGACTTCGAGCTGCACTTTTTAG
- the LOC125026176 gene encoding uncharacterized protein LOC125026176 yields MFTDGDLAATARDGYEAFDCSRAVALIGFLGLLSNFQDIIDDIVNNNGRRKRRRIASAPVPETRLWDALQDVFSALTSTSRHLNATQSEDNLNEAGWFTVSPGKGSDILISMGSRGGE; encoded by the exons ATGTTTACCGATGGAGATCTCGCAGCGACAGCAAGAGATGG GTACGAGGCCTTCGACTGCTCGAGAGCCGTCGCCCTCATTGGCTTCCTCGGCCTCCTCTCCAACTTCCAG GACATCATAGACGACATCGTCAACAACAACGGACGGCGAAAACGAAGACGCATCGCAAGCGCACCCGTTCCCGAAACCCgactttg GGACGCCCTACAGGACGTGTTTTCGGCCTTGACTTCGACTTCACGACACCTGAACGCGACCCAGAGTGAGGACAACCTCAATGAAGCAGGTTGGTTCACAGTGTCACCGGGAAAAGGGTCTGATATTTTGATTAGTATGGGCAGTAGGggtggagaatga
- the LOC125026665 gene encoding probable rRNA-processing protein EBP2 homolog: protein MVMESDTESDFSEEEYSDYEELISDEDESDSELQRAFERGDIKPGLNFAADIDERNKEMKNDVAGLQEKLKEFKQTLPWIERLDFTNTPAPLAPELDVEIAEHARVRETRMKGTVKNFNLEEDPIHNDFKREMMFYRQAQQAVLDGYERLEKLERPTLRPEDYFAEMAKSDGHMQKVRKRLMNKKAGQEMSEKVKKIREIKKFGKRVQIEREQQKHKEKREMLEKVKQFRKGKTDNIDFLSNKPLREQRNRVDGKKTNLRRAMKDRKYGKGGVRRNEKRNRGNDMDDEPGYGGGFQKGGNRFKAGRGAKGGKGGKNAAKMRPGKRRRQEMKGR, encoded by the exons ATGGTGATGGAGTCCGACACAGAATCCGACTTCTCAGAGGAGGAGTATTCGGACTACGAGGAGCTGATCTCCGATGAAGATGAATCAGATAGTGAG CTGCAAAGAGCCTTTGAAAGAGGGGACATAAAGCCTGGATTGAACTTTGCTGCGGACATTGATGAACGcaataaggaaatgaaaaatgatgTG GCTGGCCTTCAAGAAAAACTAAAAGAGTTCAAGCAGACTTTGCCGTGGATTGAACGACTAGATTTTACCAACACACCTGCTCCTTTGGCTCCAGAGTTAGACGTTGAG ATAGCTGAACACGCCAGAGTACGCGAGACCAGGATGAAAGGCACAGTGAAGAATTTCAACCTAGAAGAAGACCCAATCCACAATGACTTCAAACGGGAAATGATGTTCTACAGACAGGCTCAGCAGGCGGTCTTGGATGGCTATGAACGGCTTGAGAAGCTGGAGAGGCCCACGCTTAGGCCTGAGGACTACTTTGCAGAAATGGCGAAGAGCGATGGTCACATGCAAAAG GTCCGAAAAAGGCTGATGAACAAGAAGGCAGGCCAGGAAATGAgcgagaaggtgaagaagatcaGAGAAATCAAGAAATTCGGCAAGAGAGTCCAGATCGAGCGAGAGCAACAGAAGcacaaggagaagagagagatgttagAGAAAGTTAAACAGTTTAGGAAG ggcaaaacaGACAACATTGATTTCCTGAGCAACAAACCACTACgagaacagagaaacagagtAGATGGAAAAAA AACGAACCTTCGGCGAGCAATGAAGGACAGGAAGTACGGCAAGGGAGGCGTACGGCGCAACgaaaagaggaacagaggaaacGACATGGATGACGAGCCAGGGTACGGGGGGGGCTTCCAGAAGGGGGGGAACAGGTTCAAGGCCGGGAGAGGGgccaagggggggaaagggggcaagAACGCGGCCAAGATGAGACCGGGCAAGAGACGCAGGCAAGAGATGAAGGGACGCTAG